The genomic segment GATTGTGACTGGGTTTCTCGGTAGCGGCAAAACCACATTACTCAATCACATCTTGCAAAATCAGCAAGGTTTAAAGATTGCAGTGCTCGTCAATGAATTTGGCAGTATCAATATCGATAGCCAGCTGCTAATTGCGGCAGATAAAGACATGATGCAGCTTAGCAATGGTTGTATCTGTTGCAGCATGAATGATGGCTTAATTGAGACAATCTATGACATTTTAGAGCGGGAAGAAACTATTGATTATCTAGTGGTAGAAACCAGTGGTGTTGCAGATCCTTTGCCCTTAGCCTTGACTTTTATTGGCACTGAGCTCAAACATTTTACGCGGCTAGATTCGATTTTGACGGTGGTTGATGCCGAAATGTTTTCTCCAGAATTTCTGAATAGTGAGGCGGCTCTCAATCAAGTGGCCTATGGCGATATTATTTTGCTCAACAAAGTTGATCTTGTCTCACTAGAGCAGGTTAAGGCTGCTGAATCTCATATTCACCAAGTGAAAGAGGGCGCAAGGATATTGCACTGTAGCCATGGTGTGGTTCCCCTCCATATGATTTTGGATGTGGGACTTACTTCTCCGGCTCAGCAGGATGGGTGGCAACAGCTGCTGGAGTCACCAGCTCAGGGGCAACTGGGGGGAGTCTCTACTCATTTAAAGAATGATGGTTTTGATTCTTTATCTTTTACGAGCGATCGCCCCTTTGATGTGAATAAATTCCAACACTTTTTAACGGAACAATTACCGGACAATATCTACCGGGCGAAGGGGTTGCTGTGGTTCCAGTGGGAAACTGAACGATTTATTTTCCAGCTCAGTGGCAAACGTTATACCCTCAATCAAGATCAATGGCCAACTAAACCATCGAATCAATTAGTTTTGATTGGACGAAATCTAGATAAGCTAATGTTGATGCAACACCTCAATAATTGTTTAAGCCGCAGGTAAGGTAATGCCCATTGTGGCGATCGCCCGCAGTTAGGTATTCATCTCACCGACTTAGTAAATCCCCATAGGTCACCTTCGGTAAGGGGATCATTTTGGTTTACTATTGTTTCGCACAGATTTTGAACTCCGAGTACGGGCGATCGATTGGTGAAAAAACTCATTCGCGGATTAGATAAATACAAACAGAGCTACGTCGCTAGCCACGTTGACCTTTTTGAACAACTAAAGCATGGTCAAAAACCTCGCGTCCTCTTTATCTGTTGTTCAGACTCCCGTGTTGATCCCGGCCTAATCACCCAAACAGATATTGGTGAGCTTTTCGTCATTCGTAATGCAGGCAATATTATTCCCCCCTTTGGAGCCGCAAACGGTGGCGAAGGTGGCACCATTGAATACGCCCTAGAAGGCTTAGATATCCGTCAAATTATTGTGTGCGGTCACTCCCACTGTGGCGCAATGAAAGGCCTACTGAAACTTAACAAGCTGCAAAGTAGTATGCCCCTCGTCTTTGACTGGCTAAAGCAGGCAGAAGCGACCCGCCGCCTTGTGCAAGATACCTATCCCCATTGTCATGGTGATGAGTTGGTGGAGACCCTTGTTGCCGAGAACGTTCTTGTGCAAATCGATAATCTCAAGACTTACCCCGTTGTTCGCTCCCGGATGCACCAGGGTAAATTAAAAATTTACGGTTGGATCTACAATATCGAAAATGGCGAAGTGCTGGCCTATGACGAAAATAGACATGCCTACACCAAGCCGGATTATAGTCTCATTGATGAGAGCCCCCTAGAAGACCATGAACCCATTGAAGGTTGTCCGCTACCGAATACGATTTCTGCTGAAAGTGTAGAGACTTGGTATGGCAATAGCGATACTTTTTCGGTTAGTGGTGGCTAAAAAACGGCGATCGCCCTGCAGGAAGACTCCTCTCATCGCCAATCTTCTTTTGTCGGCAAAAAATTTTTTCGATTAAGCAAGACTAAAATTGCGTCCCCTCTCAGCAGAAGATTGAGGGGAAGTTTAACCCTACCCTGAATACCTATTATGACTCCCACGCTTTGAGACCTGCCCCAAGGAAAGACATCATCACCATCTAAAACCCATTGGGCATCACCATAGTCCAACCTTTACCTAAGACACTGACGACCCACACCATTGTCAACAAAACTAGGGAAAAGCGATAGTGTCAGTAATTTCACTCAAGCTACTCCGTAAAAAAATTTGCTATTGTAAAGAATAGTTACGGCATTTGTTTTTTGAGAGTTTGTCTAAACGTCACTCAGATTATGTGTGTTTGATAGAACAAAATTCTCCTAGCTGACCATGCTAAAGGTATAGAGCAGCTTGTCAGACCACTTATCCTAAAAACAACGCATGACCATCACTGATTTCTTTCACAAAGCCACGGCTTCACTCGGTATGCCCCAGCCCATTGGTCGTAGACGTCTTAATTTGACTTTATTTTGTGATTTTGACGGTCCTCTAGTCGATGTGTCGGAGCGGTATTATGGCACTTACAAGAAAGCTCTACAACACACTCATAGAATTTATGCTCAACAGGGTCAGTCTCTCCCGGTTCGACTTTTAACGAAGGGTCAATTTTGGAAAATGAAACGCCGCCGTGTGAGTGATATTGAGATTGCCATGCGATCTGGATTGCAGGAAGAGGAGATTACTTTTTTTCTGGGCTATGTGCAAGAAATTGTTAATGGTACTGATTTGTTGCATTTAGACGCGATGCAAAATGGGATTAATTGGTCGCTTGGGTTGCTCCATGCTGCTGGGGTAAAGCTGGTGTTGGTGACGCTCCGCGAAGAGCAGCAAGTCCATAGGATGTTAGATGGCTATGGTCTTAAACGTTTGTTTAGTGGTATCTATGGCAGCGATGATCGCCATACTGCCTACCAAAATAATATTGATGTCAAAACAGCTCTTCTCACAGAAGCGATCGCCGAGCAGGGTCAACTCAGTGATGATTGGTTAATGGTGGGTGATACGGAGGCGGATATTGTGGCGGCGCAACGGTCTAATATTCCGGCGATCGCCCTTACCTGCGGCATTCGTGACGAACAGTATCTCAAATCCTATAGCCCAGACCACATCTGCTCTAACCTCTTGGCAACGGCTCATTTCCTCATGGATCGATATGACCATAAACCGAAAAGCTGCACTCAAAATTTAAATTATTGCCTATCCAATGCCCTCACCTGATCCCACCAGCGGACGAGGGGAGTACAAACCAAAGGTGCCCAGAGACTACTCAGGACAGCAGAAGCTAAAGCGATTTGTTGGTAATCCAGCCAAATATTTTCTAAGGACTGTAGGCCAAACAGTAAATATTGTATTGCCATCACGGTTTCAGCCACTAGGGTCATCATAAAAACAATGAGGGCTAGGGAAATAAAGTCCTCTTGCAGATATCTTTGCTGTCGCCAACTGGCGGTGAGCCACGCCACAATCACAAAACCGGGAATATGACTAGGAACGGCACTAACCATCAAACTATCGTGGAGAAAGCCGACAGCGATCGCCACCAAGACCGCAATAGAAACATTGCGCTTAATGCTCCAAGCCACAAGCCACATTAGCAGCCACTGGGGGCTAAACCCCAAAATCGTCATACCCGGTGTCCGTACTAATAACAACAAAGAGCACACCAGCAGCGACCCAAAAATAATAATCCCATTGAGCCATGGATTAACAGGTTTAGAAAACTTCTTCTTCGACATTTTGTTCTGGTAAACGCTCAAAATCCAACGGTTTCTGTTCAAAGGGAGAGACCAGAACCCATTCCAAGACTGTAAAAGAAGCCGATAACTCGACCGTTGCAATGGGGGCAGGTCCCCCTTTTTTATCAACGGCCGTCACTTTACCAACGGGAATACCTTGGGGGTAAAGAATACTCAAATTTGAGGTGGTGACGAGATCCCCCACATCAACATCCGGCACTTTTTCATAAAACACCATTTGTGCTGTTTGCGGTCTGCGCTGGTTTTGACTTTGTCCTTTCAAATAGGCTTGATGTCGACTGCGAGCCACTATTACACCGATCTGCTGACTCGGATCGCTCACGAGCATTACACGACTGCTATTGGGGGTTACCTGAGTGATACGACCGACTAAACCACCAATGCCAAATACGGTATCGCCTTCTTTAATGCCAGCGTTACTCCCTTTGCCGATGGTAATTTGTTGCCACCAAGAATCTGGGCTACGGCCGATCACTGGGGCGGCGATCGCCGTTTGATTTACCTCTTGGGAAAAATCTAGTAG from the [Limnothrix rosea] IAM M-220 genome contains:
- a CDS encoding CobW family GTP-binding protein, producing the protein MPNQGMPVTIVTGFLGSGKTTLLNHILQNQQGLKIAVLVNEFGSINIDSQLLIAADKDMMQLSNGCICCSMNDGLIETIYDILEREETIDYLVVETSGVADPLPLALTFIGTELKHFTRLDSILTVVDAEMFSPEFLNSEAALNQVAYGDIILLNKVDLVSLEQVKAAESHIHQVKEGARILHCSHGVVPLHMILDVGLTSPAQQDGWQQLLESPAQGQLGGVSTHLKNDGFDSLSFTSDRPFDVNKFQHFLTEQLPDNIYRAKGLLWFQWETERFIFQLSGKRYTLNQDQWPTKPSNQLVLIGRNLDKLMLMQHLNNCLSRR
- a CDS encoding carbonic anhydrase translates to MKKLIRGLDKYKQSYVASHVDLFEQLKHGQKPRVLFICCSDSRVDPGLITQTDIGELFVIRNAGNIIPPFGAANGGEGGTIEYALEGLDIRQIIVCGHSHCGAMKGLLKLNKLQSSMPLVFDWLKQAEATRRLVQDTYPHCHGDELVETLVAENVLVQIDNLKTYPVVRSRMHQGKLKIYGWIYNIENGEVLAYDENRHAYTKPDYSLIDESPLEDHEPIEGCPLPNTISAESVETWYGNSDTFSVSGG
- a CDS encoding HAD family hydrolase, with translation MTITDFFHKATASLGMPQPIGRRRLNLTLFCDFDGPLVDVSERYYGTYKKALQHTHRIYAQQGQSLPVRLLTKGQFWKMKRRRVSDIEIAMRSGLQEEEITFFLGYVQEIVNGTDLLHLDAMQNGINWSLGLLHAAGVKLVLVTLREEQQVHRMLDGYGLKRLFSGIYGSDDRHTAYQNNIDVKTALLTEAIAEQGQLSDDWLMVGDTEADIVAAQRSNIPAIALTCGIRDEQYLKSYSPDHICSNLLATAHFLMDRYDHKPKSCTQNLNYCLSNALT
- the mreD gene encoding rod shape-determining protein MreD, which translates into the protein MSKKKFSKPVNPWLNGIIIFGSLLVCSLLLLVRTPGMTILGFSPQWLLMWLVAWSIKRNVSIAVLVAIAVGFLHDSLMVSAVPSHIPGFVIVAWLTASWRQQRYLQEDFISLALIVFMMTLVAETVMAIQYLLFGLQSLENIWLDYQQIALASAVLSSLWAPLVCTPLVRWWDQVRALDRQ
- the mreC gene encoding rod shape-determining protein MreC, with the translated sequence MLMFRRWWQRNGFSLVFVGIGLSAAFFLRQTQGGIIQEFYALLVNGDGTGSSPVEEEILLQNSKLRELQGRVVELEQQNQQLKDLLDFSQEVNQTAIAAPVIGRSPDSWWQQITIGKGSNAGIKEGDTVFGIGGLVGRITQVTPNSSRVMLVSDPSQQIGVIVARSRHQAYLKGQSQNQRRPQTAQMVFYEKVPDVDVGDLVTTSNLSILYPQGIPVGKVTAVDKKGGPAPIATVELSASFTVLEWVLVSPFEQKPLDFERLPEQNVEEEVF